One segment of Salvia splendens isolate huo1 chromosome 20, SspV2, whole genome shotgun sequence DNA contains the following:
- the LOC121782490 gene encoding FHA domain-containing protein PS1-like, giving the protein MAENQEQVEPKERQIPVFTVLKNCCILKNIFVLDNPPPISSSSSGEISGQKPEIEEVLLVGRHPDCNIKLEHPSISRFHLRIHSKPDSRSLFVTDLSSIHGTCISGKRIEPGITMELVPGDTLKLGESSRLYRLGWVPISSAYEVNDPFVPQLDALDIVDENTQGADQEENHLSHENELDRDLTDEIEAIMWQFSEENQGLSGQETAAEVENSRSPEIFNDENKASEMFNDENEASEMFNDENEASEMCNDENEISGSQLLSLGASFSGDGNEEAEEDDEGNYLIETMEDRPLCEEETTPPRPEDEAEIVSSPEICKDENEFYSSQQGRIPLTEIVEASEIRSEKRLGMNIWSRRGKSEGVKIRTSRSKAACTSIHMSAQVRSLLVEDRVNKPMVKDQCGASPDKDEENFIPNKENASPDSCLVRSLGKKFDQALKSESVSDDESFTSDKENMTPNSHLLKSIKNVGSSQEARCPNLHTPSPLKIDSRVILQELKSVSKSHCVFKAAEREPFLPLPVVSSGDNKSTPTPPVRECMEREGRCVNYSKASGNRWIIVVDTGCLLNKKSRRELQLLRGLRGTSLVIPRIVLKELDCMVRRASFLSRMTEASSALQWIEECMASTTCWIHVQSSAEESRLVPPTPPAAAPARWLSEEEGAFPVGSAPFSPYTLQEIVTPSPADHILESALYFKQAMDGKLVLLSDDVTLKIKAMAEGVICETAREFRTSLVNPFSARFLYSDSSPRGATWTCVDDTVLKEKYYPSPKKKATRSGDGAKGLKLILLHNSNFRQMRA; this is encoded by the exons ATGGCGGAGAATCAAGAACAAGTGGAGCCAAAGGAGAGGCAAATCCCGGTTTTCACAGTCTTGAAGAACTGCTGCATACTGAAGAATATCTTCGTTTTGGATAATCCTCCTCCgatttcttcatcttcctcaggGGAAATTTCCGGTCAGAAACCGGAAATTGAAGAGGTATTGCTGGTGGGGAGGCACCCCGATTGCAATATAAAGCTGGAGCACCCGAGTATCAGTAGATTCCATCTCCGCATTCACTCCAAGCCTGATTCTCGATCACTTTTCGTCACCGATTTATCATCGA TCCATGGGACTTGCATTTCTGGGAAAAGAATCGAGCCGGGGATCACAATGGAGCTAGTTCCAGGCGACACGCTGAAGCTCGGGGAGTCGAGTAGATTGTACAGACTTGGCTGGGTTCCGATCAGCTCGGCTTATGAGGTAAACGACCCGTTTGTACCTCAGCTGGATGCGTTGGACATTGTCGATGAAAACACACAAGGAGCGGATCAG GAAGAGAATCATCTGTCTCATGAAAATGAATTGGACCGGGATCTGACTGACGAAATAGAAGCTATAATGTGGCAATTCTCTGAGGAGAATCAAGGTTTGTCCGGGCAAGAAACGGCTGCAGAAGTAGAGAACAGTCGCTCACCTGAAATATTCAATGACGAAAATAAAGCATCTGAGATGTTCAATGACGAAAATGAAGCATCTGAAATGTTCAATGACGAAAATGAAGCGTCTGAAATGTGCAACGACGAAAATGAAATCTCTGGCAGCCAGTTGTTGTCGTTGGGTGCATCATTTTCTGGTGATGGTAATGAAGAAGCGGAAGAG GATGATGAAGGGAATTATCTAATTGAAACTATGGAGGATCGGCCGTTATGTGAAGAGGAAACAACGCCTCCACGGCCAGAAGATGAAGCGGAGATTGTCAGTTCGCCTGAGATATGCAAAGATGAAAATGAATTCTACAGCAGTCAGCAAGGCCGCATTCCATTGACAGAAATCGTGGAGGCTTCTGAGATACGCTCGGAGAAAAGGTTAGGTATGAACATTTGGTCGAGGAGAGGTAAATCCGAAGGCGTCAAGATCAGAACCAGCAGAAGCAAGGCGGCTTGCACGAGCATTCATATGAGCGCGCAGGTCAGATCACTTCTCGTTGAAGATCGTGTGAATAAACCAATGGTGAAAGATCAGTGTGGTGCTAGTCCGGATAAGGATGAAGAGAACTTCATCCCGAACAAGGAGAACGCCTCCCCAGATTCCTGTCTAGTTAGATCCTTGGGAAAGAAATTCGACCAGGCTTTGAAGAGCGAATCAGTCTCAGACGATGAAAGTTTCACTTCAGATAAGGAGAACATGACTCCAAACAGCCATCTTCTTAAGTCCATCAAGAATGTCGGGAGCTCTCAAGAAGCTAGGTGTCCAAACTTGCACACACCTTCGCCCTTGAAGATCGATAGTCGCGTTATTCTACAGGAACTTAAATCAGTTTCCAAAAGCCATTGTGTTTTCAAGGCAGCAGAACGGGAACCGTTTCTTCCGCTGCCTGTGGTTTCCAGCGGTGATAATAAGTCCACACCGACACCTCCAGTTCGTGAATGCATGGAGAGGGAAGGAAGATGTGTCAATTACTCCAAGGCGAGTGGGAACAGGTGGATTATTGTAGTAGACACTGGTTGTCTGCTGAACAAGAAGTCGAGGAGAGAGCTGCAGCTGTTGAGAGGTCTCCGAGGGACTTCGTTGGTCATTCCAAGAATCG TTTTGAAGGAGCTCGACTGCATGGTGAGGCGCGCTAGTTTCCTGTCAAGAATGACGGAGGCTTCTTCCGCGCTGCAATGGATCGAAGAATGTATGGCTTCAACAACGTGTTGGATTCACGTGCAGAGCTCAGCAGAGGAGAGCAGGCTCGTTCCACCAACTCCGCCTGCTGCTGCCCCGGCGCGCTGGTTAAGCGAGGAGGAAGGTGCATTCCCTGTCGGCTCAGCCCCCTTTTCTCCCTATACTTTGCAAGAAATCGTCACTCCATCCCCTGCAGACCACATCCTCGAATCTGCTCTCTACTTCAAGCAAGCCATGGACGGGAAACTTGTCCTTCTCAGTGATGATGTCACTTTAAAGATCAAAGCCATGGCCGAG GGTGTCATCTGCGAGACAGCTAGAGAATTTCGCACCAGTCTTGTCAACCCTTTCTCAGCGAGGTTCTTGTATTCCGACAGCTCTCCAAGAGGGGCTACTTGGACCTGTGTGGATGATACAGTCCTTAAGGAGAAATACTACCCGAGCCCCAAGAAGAAGGCTACAAGATCGGGAGACGGAGCTAAAGGTTTGAAGCTGATACTGCTGCACAACTCCAATTTCAGACAGATGAGAGCTTAG